Proteins from a genomic interval of Canis lupus familiaris isolate Mischka breed German Shepherd chromosome 33, alternate assembly UU_Cfam_GSD_1.0, whole genome shotgun sequence:
- the DPPA2 gene encoding developmental pluripotency-associated protein 2, translated as MENSTYDNEQVGVQNVSGLRVERAKIALPGVKNFSEEALEEESVILTLVPVNEELNEEQMEPSVSSTSEVSLKMPGSSDKVCHPHISERFKFCPKHSCCCSTPAPPLPASLPPVNKVRWDILRNWCQQLNLSTHGRKIEVYLRLQKHAYSETHQECDNTIPETPPEAKSESCSAKCKMVAKIWKSCKSERGRGINIVKVVTSAQEGMLAAWSRIAARASQSKSVNSRSIPASVETFLLQASGVRWCVVHGRPLLADTQGWVRLQFHAGQAWVPDTPKRMISLFLLPACTFPSPGLEDNMLCPECAKR; from the exons ATGGAGAACTCGACTTACGACAATGAGCAG GTTGGGGTGCAGAATGTGTCTGGGTTGAGAGTGGAAAGGGCCAAGATTGCCCTTCCTGGGGTGAAA AATTTCTCTGAGGAGGCATTAGAGGAAGAAAGTGTGATTCTCACATTGGTTCCAGTTAATGAAGAACTTAATGAAGAACAAATGGAACCAAGTGTTTCTTCAACTTCAGAAGTCAGTCTGAAGATGCCTGGGTCAAGCGATAAAG TTTGTCATCCTCATATAAGTGAACGATTCAAGTTTTGTCCAAAACATAGTTGTTGTTGTAGTACACCAGCGCCTCCTTTGCCAGCCAGTTTGCCTCCAGTTAATAAAGTACGTTGGGACATTTTGCGGAACTGGTGCCAACAACTGAATTTGAGTACCCATGGCCGA AAAATAGAGGTTTATCTGAGGCTCCAGAAACATGCTTACTCTGAAACACACCAGGAGTGTGACAAT ACTATTCCTGAAACACCACCAGAGGCTAAATCGGAGTCATGTTCGGCAAAATGCAAGATGGTGGCCAAGATTTGGAAAAGTTGtaagagtgagagaggcagggggatTAATATAGTCAAAGTGGTAACTTCGGCACAAGAAGGCATGTTGGCAGCATGGTCAAGAATTGCTGCAAGAGCCAGTCAATCCAAGTCTGTGAATTCACGTTCCATTCCTGCTTCTGTTGAGACCTTTCTGCTGCAAGCCTCTG gtGTCAGGTGGTGTGTGGTCCACGGCAGACCTCTCCTTGCAGACACACAAGGTTGGGTTCGCCTGCAGTTTCATGCAGGTCAGGCCTGGGTGCCTGACACTCCCAAAAGGAtgatctctctcttcctgttaCCTGCCTGCACTTTCCCATCTCCAGGCCTAGAAGATAATATGTTATGCCCTGAATGTGCTAAAAGGTAA